From a region of the Solanum stenotomum isolate F172 chromosome 2, ASM1918654v1, whole genome shotgun sequence genome:
- the LOC125856919 gene encoding GLABRA2 expression modulator-like — protein sequence MEQPNGVEENAAKKVIEIETEQKNSGQESDRVMKPDPRSDVEQLQQLDKTPVINESSKSENGSMKSRKSVSWSEELVAESPAPRSMPSDDRGLNPYVAYTPAPENNSSSFNVKDTMESVKGVLGRWGKKVGEATKKAEDFAGNTWQHLKTGPSLADAALGRIAQGTKVLAEGGYDKIFRQTFETVPEEQLQNSFACYLSTSAGPVMGVLYVSTAKLAFCSDNPLSYKAEDKTEWSYYKVVIPLHQLKAINSSSSRTNPSEKYVQTISVDNHEFWFMGFLNYSGAVNCLQEALQARNLHSV from the exons ATGGAGCAGCCAAACGGTGTAGAAGAGAATGCGGCGAAGAAAGTAATAGAGATAGAGACAGAGCAAAAGAATTCGGGTCAGGAATCGGATCGAGTTATGAAACCGGATCCGAGATCCGACGTAGAGCAACTTCAACAGCTGGATAAAACTCCTGTTATCAATGAGAGTAGCAAATCGGAGAATGGTTCGATGAAGTCGAGGAAATCGGTGAGCTGGAGCGAGGAATTGGTGGCGGAATCGCCGGCGCCGAGATCTATGCCGTCTGATGACCGTGGTTTGAATCCTTATGTGGCTTATACTCCTGCTCCTGAAAACAATTCGTCTTCCTTCAATGTGAAAG ACACAATGGAGAGCGTCAAAGGTGTGCTTGGTAGATGGGGGAAGAAGGTTGGTGAAGCAACTAAGAAAGCTGAGGATTTTGCTGGCAACACATGGCAACACT TGAAAACGGGTCCTAGTCTTGCTGATGCCGCCTTGGGAAGAATTGCTCAGGGAACGAAGGTTCTGGCAGAAGGTGGCTATGATAAGATATTTCGGCAAACATTTGAGACTGTTCCTGAGGAGCAACTTCAGAATTCATTTGCATGTTACCTGTCCACATCAGCTGGTCCAGTTATGGGAGTATTATATGTCTCCACAGCTAAGCTTGCCTTTTGTAGTGATAACCCTCTCTCCTATAAAGCCGAAGATAAGACTGAGTGGAGCTATTATAAG GTAGTTATCCCATTACACCAGCTTAAGGCAATTAATTCTTCATCAAGCAGGACTAATCCATCTGAAAAATATGTCCAGACTATATCAGTCGATAACCATGAATTTTGGTTTATGGGATTTCTAAATTACAGTGGTGCAGTGAATTGCCTGCAGGAGGCATTACAAGCACGCAACTTACATTCTGTGTGA